The window CAGGTCCCGGTCGAGCCAGGAGTTGAGGAGCGGGCCGCCGTAGACCTCGACCGCGACCTGCCGCCAGCCGTGCGCACCGCTGTCCGGGCGCGGTTTCACCCGCAGGTTGGGGGAGTCGGTGTGCGCCCCGACGATGCGGAAGGCGGTGTGCGGCTCGGCGCCCTCCGGCACGTACCAGGCGACGATCGCGCCCCCGCGCAGCACGTACTTTCCACCGCTCGTCCCGTCCCACGCGTCGGTCTCCGCGACCTGCCGGAAGCCTGCCTTCTCCAGCCGCTCGGCGGCGTTCGCCACGGCGTGGTACGGGGACGGGCTCACTGCCAGGAAGGACATGAGGTCGTCGGTGTGTCCGCGGTCGAAGCGTGGGGGTGTGCGCATGGGTTCACCTTAACGACGTACGAAGGCCCGCTCCCGGGGATGGGAACGGGCCTTCGTGAGGGGTGTGTACAGACGGTGGGACGGGTCCGGACGTTCGGCGCGAACGTGACGGCTCACGGCCTGGGCGCGGACCCCGCGGGTGCGTGGGGGCACGGGCCTGAGCACCGAGCCCGCGGGTGCGTGGGGACTGGTCGCGCAGTCCCCCGCGCCCCTGAAGAAGGGCGGCAGCCCTCCGAGGCGGGCCCCGGTCAGAACGCCGACTCGTCCAGCTCCATCAGGTCCAGCTCCACGCCCTCGGCGAGCTTGCGCGCACCGGTGACGCCCGGCAGGACGTTCGCAGCGAAGAACTTCGCCGCGGCGATCTTTCCGGAGTAGAAGGGCCGGTCCTTCGCCGAGGCCGTCTCCAGCTTCTCGGCGGCGACTGCGGCACCCTTCAGGAGCAGGTAGCCGACGACCACGTCACCCGACGCCATCAGCAGGCGGGTGCTGTTCAGCCCGACCTTGTAGATGTTCTTGACGTCCTGCTCGGTCGCCGCGAGGTCGGTGAGCATCAGGCCGACGATGGCCTCCAGCTCGACGGCCGCCTTGGCGAGGTGCTCGCGGGCGCCGGACAGCTCCTCGCCGCCGGTGCCGAGCGCCAGGAACTTCTTGATGTCCTCGGCGAGGGAGTTGAGAGCCGCGCCCTGATTGCGGACGATCTTCCGGAAGAAGAAGTCCTGGCCCTGGATCGCGGTCGTGCCCTCGTACAGGGTGTCGATCTTGGCGTCGCGGATGTACTGCTCGATCGGGTACTCCTGGAGGAACCCGGAGCCGCCGAAGGTCTGCAGGGACTGGGCGAGCTGCTCGTAGCCCTTCTCGGAGCCGTAGCCCTTCACGATCGGCAGGAGCAGGTCGTTGAGGGCCTCGAGGGCGGACGCGTCCTCGCCCTCGGCCTCCTTGACCTGGATCTCGTCCTGGAGCGCGGCGGTGTGCAGCACCAGGGCGCGCATGCCCTCCGCGTACGCCTTCTGCGTCATCAGCGAGCGGCGCACGTCCGGGTGGTGCGTGATGGTGACCTTGGGCGCGGTCTTGTCCATGAACTGCGCGAGGTCGGGGCCCTGGACGCGCTCCTTGGCGTACTCCAGGGCGTTCAGGTAGCCCGTGGAGAGCGTGGAGATCGCCTTCGTGCCGACCATCATGCGGGCGAACTCGATGATGCGGAACATCTGGCGGATGCCGTCGTGCTTGTCGCCGATGAGCCAGCCCTTGGCCGGGTGGCGGTCGCCGAACGTCATCTCGCAGGTGTTGGAGGCCTTGAGGCCCATCTTGTGCTCGACGTTCGTCGCGTAGGCGCCGTTGCGCTCGCCCAGCTCGCCGGTCTCGAAGTCGAACTCGTACTTCGGGACGAGGAAGAGGGACAGGCCCTTGGTGCCGGGCCCGGCGCCCTCGGGACGCGCGAGCACGTAGTGGAGGATGTTCTCCGACATGTCGTGCTCACCGGACGTGATGAAGCGCTTGACGCCCTCGATGTGCCAGGAGCCGTCCTCCTGCTCGACCGCCTTGGTGCGGCCCGCGCCCACGTCCGAGCCGGCGTCCGGCTCGGTGAGCACCATGGTGGAGCCCCACTGCTTGTCCACGGCGATCTTCGCGATGTGCTTCTGGACCTCGTTGCCCTCGTCGAAGAGGATGCCCGCGAAGGCCGGGCCGGAGGAGTACATCCACACGGCGGGGTTGGCGCCGAGCACCAGCTCCGCGTACGCCCAGATCAGGGAGCGGGGGGCGGTGGTGCCGCCGATCTCCTCGGGCAGGCCGAGCCGCCAGTACTCGGAGTCCATGAAGGCCTGGTAGGACTTCTTGAAGGACGCCGGGACGGGCGCGGTGTTGGTCTCCGGGTCGAATACCGGGGGGTTGCGGTCGGCGTCCGCGAAGGACTCCGCCAGCTCGTTCTCCGAGAGGCGGGTCAGTTCTTCGAGGATGCTCTTGGCGGTCTCGGTGTCCATCTCCGCGAACGGGCCGGTGCCGTACAGCTTGTCGCGCCCGAGCACCTCGAAGAGGTTGAACTCGATGTCGCGGAGATTCGACTTGTAGTGCCCCATGGCGACGGCTCCGTTAAAGATCGGGGAGGTGGGTGAGTCCTCGGTGACGAGTCCTCGTACCTGGTTCGAGTCTGGTGCGCATCTGGTTCACGTACCAACTAGTAGCTACGATGATGCTACCCGTCGGTAATAAGAATCAACCCCTGATTGCCCAAGTGTGAGCAGGGTCTACATTTCGGGGTCCACCTTCGGGTGGGAGCGCACGACTCCGCCACCTGTTCGAGGAAATCCGCCGGGGGCGACCGGGCGGGCCGCCCCGCCAGTACTCTTGCCCCCATGTACGGCTACGACCAGAACGTGGGACCGGGGCAGCAGCAGTACACGCAGTCCCAGCCGCCGCCGCAGCAGCAGATGCCCGGTGGTGTCGGCGGGGTCGGCGGATACGGCCAGCAGCCGCCGCTCTATCCCGAGCCGTCGCCGCCGTCGCTCGCCGACGCGGTGCGCGCGTTCACCACGGGGTCGCTGACCCCCGAGGACTTCCAGCAGGTCTTCGCCACCTCCAAGGTCTACTGCCCGCGCGGTGACAACCCCGGTTTCCTGGCGCTGCACAACACCCAGCAGCCCGTGATCCCGATGTTCACCTCGCTCAAGGAGCTGCGCCGGTACGCCGGCAAGGAGTCCAAGTACTTCGTGGTCATCGGCGCCGAGGTGATCGACCTGCTCCCCACCGGCTACGGCTTCGTCCTCGACATGGAGGGCGAGCACCGCATCGTCTTCGACGCGAAGGCGGTCGAACAGATGGTCGACTTCGCCATGCGCCGGATGTACGGCTGACCGCGACCGCTCCACAGGCGGCCCACAGACACCGCCCCGCGCAGACGGCAAGCGCGTACTGCCCCGTACGGCCCGCCCGCACGACCGGCCCGTACATCCGGCTCGTGCAACCGGCCCGCACGACCCGCTCCACACCTGACGCCCGGAGGGAATGCCCTCCGGGCGTTCTGCGTTCCAGGTGGCAGAAAGTTCGAGATTCAACTAAACTTCGAGCACAAGGAGGTACCGACATGCCTGCAGTGACCGTCGAGAACCCGCTGACCCTGCCCCGTGTGGCCGCGTCGACCGAGGCCGTGGCACGTCCTGTGCTCGCCGTGACCACCGCGCCGAGCGGATTCGAGGGTGAGGGCTTCCCGGTCCGCCGCGCGTTCGCCGGGATCAACTACCGCCATCTCGACCCGTTCATCATGATGGACCAGATGGGTGAGGTGGAGTACGCGCCGGGCGAGCCCAAGGGCACCCCCTGGCACCCCCACCGCGGCTTCGAGACCGTGACCTACATCATCGACGGCGTCTTCGACCACCAGGACTCCAACGGTGGCGGCGGCACCATCACCAACGGCGACACCCAGTGGATGACCGCGGGCTCGGGCCTCCTGCACATCGAGGCCCCGCCGGAGGCGCTCGTCATGTCCGGCGGTCTCTTCCACGGGCTCCAGCTGTGGGTGAACCTGCCGGCCAAGGACAAGATGATGGCGCCGCGCTACCAGGACATCCGCGGCGGCTCGGTCCAGCTGCTCAGCACGCCCGACGGCGGCGCGCTCCTGCGCGTCATCGCCGGTGAGCTGGACGGCCACCAGGGTCCCGGCATCACGCACACGCCGATCACCATGATCCACGCGACCGTGGCGCCCGGTGCCGAGCTCACCCTCCCGTGGCGCGAGGACTTCAACGCCCTCGCGTACGTGATGGCGGGCCGCGGCAGTGTCGGTACGGACCGTCGCCCGGTCCACACGGGCCAGACGACCGTCTTCGGCGCGGGTTCCTCGCTGACCGTCCGCGCGGACGAGAAGCAGGACGCCAACACCCCGGACCTGGAGGTCGTCATCCTGGGCGGCCAGCCGATCCGGGAGCCGATGGCCCACTACGGCCCGTTCGTGATGAACACCCGCGAGGAACTGCAGCAGGCCTTCGACGACTTCCAGAAGGGCCGCCTCGGCACGATCCCGGCGGTGCACGGGATGACGGAGGGCGGGCTGTAGTCGCCCGTTCGACGCCGGGTCCGCGATCGGCCCGCTGTTCGGTACCGCATGAGAAGGCCCGAAGCCGCAGGTTCGTCCTGCGGCTTCGGGCCTTTCTCGTCGCGTGCGGACAGCCGCGGGTTTCGTTGTGTGCGCTCAGCCGCGGGCCCGCAGCCGTACGCGTGCGGGTCCCGTCGCCTGGAGGGTGATTCCGGCTGTCAGCGGGACCTCCGTGTCCACCGCCTCCAGTTCGTACGAGCGCAGCAGGGCCGCCAGGGCCAGTACGGACTCCAGCATCGAGAAGTGCTGGCCGATGCAGGCGCGCGGGCCGCCGCCGAAGGGGAACCAGGCGTAGCGGTGGCGGGCCGCCTCCCGCTCGGGGGTGAAGCGGTCGGGGTCGAAGCGCTCCGGCTCGTCCCACAGGTCCGGGTGGCGGTGGGTGACCCAGGGCAGGACCAGGACGTCCGCGCCCGCCGGGATCAGATGCCCGTCGACCTCCGCGGCTCCGACCGACCGGCGGCCGACCACCGGAGCGGCCGGGTACAGCCGCATGGCCTCCTTCAGCACCCTTGTCAGATACGGGAGTTCGTCGAGGTCGGCGGCCGAGGGCGCCCGCCCCGACGGCAGCCGGTCGGCCTCCTCGTGGGCCCGCTTCTGGGCCTCGGGGTGACAGGCGAGGAGATGGAGCGCGAAGGCCATGGACGTGGCGGTCGTCTCGTGGCCCGCCACCAGGAAGACCAGCACCTGGTCGCGGAGTTCGGCCGCGTCGAGGCTGCCGTCCTGCTCGCTGCTCGCCCGGGACAGCAGGGAGAGCAGGTCGTCGCCCTCGGCGGAGGCGGTTCCGGCGGAGGCCGCTGCGGCCGTCGCCTCGGCCGCCCTGCGCTCCGCGATGATCCGGTCGCAGACCGCGTACACGGCCTGGGACGCCGCCTCGGCCCGGCGGTTGGAGGGAAGGGGCCAAGAGCGTGGCGGGTTGACGGGGGAGAAGCCGCGCCGCGTCACATACTCGCTGACCACGGGGAAGTTGTCGTGGATGACGTCGACCGCGGCCTCGACGTCCGCGCCGAACAGGATGCGGGAGACCGTGCGCAGCGCGAGCCGGTCCATCTCCCGCACCACGTCGACCACTCCGCCGGCCGCGTCCCGCCAGCGCTCGACCGTGCCGTCGGCCTCCAGCGTGACCGCCGTGGCAT is drawn from Streptomyces liliifuscus and contains these coding sequences:
- a CDS encoding cytochrome P450, whose protein sequence is MAAITEIPGPKGLPLLGSALDLRRDSLDVFLRARRDHGDVVRLSAGPPGARTVLHCVFSPEGVQQILASQAANFRKDNQFYEELRRSAGNGLLTAQDADYLRQRRLIQPLFTKRQVDSYATAVTLEADGTVERWRDAAGGVVDVVREMDRLALRTVSRILFGADVEAAVDVIHDNFPVVSEYVTRRGFSPVNPPRSWPLPSNRRAEAASQAVYAVCDRIIAERRAAEATAAAASAGTASAEGDDLLSLLSRASSEQDGSLDAAELRDQVLVFLVAGHETTATSMAFALHLLACHPEAQKRAHEEADRLPSGRAPSAADLDELPYLTRVLKEAMRLYPAAPVVGRRSVGAAEVDGHLIPAGADVLVLPWVTHRHPDLWDEPERFDPDRFTPEREAARHRYAWFPFGGGPRACIGQHFSMLESVLALAALLRSYELEAVDTEVPLTAGITLQATGPARVRLRARG
- a CDS encoding acyl-CoA dehydrogenase codes for the protein MGHYKSNLRDIEFNLFEVLGRDKLYGTGPFAEMDTETAKSILEELTRLSENELAESFADADRNPPVFDPETNTAPVPASFKKSYQAFMDSEYWRLGLPEEIGGTTAPRSLIWAYAELVLGANPAVWMYSSGPAFAGILFDEGNEVQKHIAKIAVDKQWGSTMVLTEPDAGSDVGAGRTKAVEQEDGSWHIEGVKRFITSGEHDMSENILHYVLARPEGAGPGTKGLSLFLVPKYEFDFETGELGERNGAYATNVEHKMGLKASNTCEMTFGDRHPAKGWLIGDKHDGIRQMFRIIEFARMMVGTKAISTLSTGYLNALEYAKERVQGPDLAQFMDKTAPKVTITHHPDVRRSLMTQKAYAEGMRALVLHTAALQDEIQVKEAEGEDASALEALNDLLLPIVKGYGSEKGYEQLAQSLQTFGGSGFLQEYPIEQYIRDAKIDTLYEGTTAIQGQDFFFRKIVRNQGAALNSLAEDIKKFLALGTGGEELSGAREHLAKAAVELEAIVGLMLTDLAATEQDVKNIYKVGLNSTRLLMASGDVVVGYLLLKGAAVAAEKLETASAKDRPFYSGKIAAAKFFAANVLPGVTGARKLAEGVELDLMELDESAF
- a CDS encoding SseB family protein, producing MYGYDQNVGPGQQQYTQSQPPPQQQMPGGVGGVGGYGQQPPLYPEPSPPSLADAVRAFTTGSLTPEDFQQVFATSKVYCPRGDNPGFLALHNTQQPVIPMFTSLKELRRYAGKESKYFVVIGAEVIDLLPTGYGFVLDMEGEHRIVFDAKAVEQMVDFAMRRMYG
- a CDS encoding pirin family protein, with the protein product MPAVTVENPLTLPRVAASTEAVARPVLAVTTAPSGFEGEGFPVRRAFAGINYRHLDPFIMMDQMGEVEYAPGEPKGTPWHPHRGFETVTYIIDGVFDHQDSNGGGGTITNGDTQWMTAGSGLLHIEAPPEALVMSGGLFHGLQLWVNLPAKDKMMAPRYQDIRGGSVQLLSTPDGGALLRVIAGELDGHQGPGITHTPITMIHATVAPGAELTLPWREDFNALAYVMAGRGSVGTDRRPVHTGQTTVFGAGSSLTVRADEKQDANTPDLEVVILGGQPIREPMAHYGPFVMNTREELQQAFDDFQKGRLGTIPAVHGMTEGGL